The Longimicrobium sp. region GTGCGCCGCCATCGGGGCGGCGCACGGACGCGGGCGAAAGGGCGATGAAGGACGCGATGCTGTACCTGGTCGTAGCCGTCGGGCTGCTCTGCGGGCTGGTGCTGGCCATGGACGCGTTGCCGCGCGCGGTGGCCGCGTTCCGGCGGCGGCGGCGGGCGCGCGGCGGGGCCTTCGGCGTGGTGGTGGACCGCGCGGGCACCGTGCTGGGCACCTACCTGGACCCCTTCGGCCACCCCTGGCGCACCCCGCGCGTGCACGACGCCGAGTCGCCGTGGGTTACGCCGGGCGCGGACGGGCAGGGGTGGGCGTGGGAGGGCTTCGGCGCCACCGAGGAGGAGGCGTACCTGTCCGCCAACCGCCTGCGCCGCCGCCACCTGCAGCTCTTCCCCTGGCTCCACGACGACCAGGACGGCGAGGTGTCGGAGTTCGGCGAGCCGTATCTGCCGCCGGGATGAACCGAGTCCCAAGTGCCAAGTGCCAAGTGCCAAGTGCCAAGTGCCAAGTGCCCGGGAACGACAAGCGTCGTCCCGGGCACTCGGCTTAGGGGTCATCCACCCCAACCCCGATCCCCCGCAGTGATGTCATCCTGCGCGTCCACGGAGGGGTGAAAGGGGACTCGGTCGTGAGCGCCGATGCCACGGAGTGAGCGGAACAGCCTCGCGCAGTTTGCGAGGCTTTCCGTAGTTGTTGCTGCGACTTCAGTCGCCGGTGATCGGCGGATACGCGCGGTATTCATCGCCCGGAACTGGAACCGTAACCGAATGTTTGGACCACAAGATTGCGGCGGATTCTGCATGTGGACAAAACATGCGTTTCGCCGGATGGTGATTTGACGCGCGCGGAGCGCTCCCTCAGGAGGATCGCATTGCGGCGCGGCGTGAGCCCTCCCGCGGATGGTGACAGAGTTGCCGCATGAGCGGCGAAAACCCGCGCCGGTGCTGGATTGTTAATGTCGTGCAGATTCAGGATGTTTGGTCAAACTACTACATTTTCCCGATCTCCCTCGTTAGATTGGCCGTGGAATTCCGGAGCACGAGCCTCGGACGGCGGGCGGCGGACACATGCCACGCCCGGCGCCCTCGGGAAGGTTTGCGTCCTGTGTGCTCCGGTTAACGGCTCGTTCGGATCTGCGCGGCCCTCCCCGCGCAGGTGATTCCCAGCCCCGAAGCGGGCGCGGCACGGCGCCCACTCTGTATACGTCACCACGCGTACGCCGCCGCGACCCTCCCTCGCGCAGTGCGCATCCGCCCCGGAACGGGGCATCCTGGGCACGCTCACCCGCAGGCCGAGGCAGCACCGGTGACTTCCGCCGCACCGCATCGCCCGCTTCCGTCCCCCGCGCCCGCCGCGGGGGAGGTCTGCGCGCACCATCTGTTCGCGGCGAGCGCGGCGGCCATGCCGGACGCGCCCGCGGTGGCGTTCGCGGGGGCGGAGGTGTCGTACGCGGAGCTGGACCGGCGCGCGGATGCGGTCGCCGCGCGGCTGCGGTCACTGGGCGTGCGGGCGGAGACGCGCGTGGGCGTGCTGATGGAGCGCGGGCCGGAGCTGGCGGCGGCGCTGCTGGGCGTGTGGAAGGCCGGCGGCGCGTACGTTCCGCTGGACCCCGAGTACCCGGCCGGGCGCATCGCGTACGTGCTGGAGGATGCGGGCGCCGCGGCGGTCCTGGCGCACGCGCCCACGCTCCATCTTCTCCCGGAGACGGGCGCGGCGGTGGTCGACGTGGACGGCATCGCGCCGGGGGAGGGCGACGGTTTCGTCGCGCCGGGCTTGCCGGCGGAGGCGCTGGCGTACGTCATCTACACCTCCGGCTCCACCGGCCGGCCGAAGGGCGTCGCCGTCTCGCACCGCTCGCTCGTCTCGCACAACCGCGCGGCCACCGCGCTGTTCGGCCTCACCGCGGCGGACCGCGTGGCGCAGATCGCGTCCATCGGCTTCGACATCTCCGTCGAGGAGATCTTTCCCACCTGGGCGGCGGGTGGCACGGTCGTCTTCCGCCCCGCCGGCGTCCCCACGCTCGGCCCCGGCTTCCTCGCGTGGATCGAGCGCGAGCGCATCTCCGTCCTCGATCTCCCGACCGCGCTCTGGCACGCGTGGGTGGCGGAGACCGGGGACGATTCGCATCTCCCCCCCTCCCTCCGCCTCGTCGTCGTCGGCGGCGAGAAGGCGCGGGCGGGCGCGCTGGCGGCATGGCGGCGCGTCGCCGGCGAGCGGGTGCGCTGGATCAACACGTACGGCCCGACGGAGGCGACGGTCACCGCGACGTCGTGGGAAGACAGGGGACAGGGAACAGGGGACAGGGAACAGGGGGAGATTCCCATCGGCAGCGCCATCGCGAACACGCGCTGCCTGGTGCTGGACGGCGAGCTGCGGCCGGTCGCGGAGGGCGAGCCCGGCGAGCTGTGCCTGGGCGGCGAGGGCGTCGCGCGCGGCTACCTGGGCCGCCCCGCGCTGACGGCGGAGCGCTTCGCTCCCGACCCGTTTTCTCGCGAAGGCGGGGCGCGGATGTACCGGACGGGCGACCGTGTGAGATGGTGCGAAAGTGCGAACGTGCGAGAGTGCGAAAGTAACTCACCGCGTGATGAGGCTTTCTCGCCCCCGACACCCGATCGCCCGACGCTCGCGCAACCCGCCGCAGGCCGCGCCGATCCCATCCCTCCCCCAGGCAGTTTTGGGGGAGGGACAGGCGAGGCACGAGCCAGGGAGAGGGCTCGCGGAGGCGAGGAAACGCGCGTGAATTCGCCCCGCGACGAACCCACTCTCGCACTCTCGCACTCTCGCACTTTCGCACTTCTCTTCCTCGGCCGCCTGGACGAGCAGGTGAAGATCGGGGGCTTCCGCGTGGAGCCGGGCGAGGTGGAGTCCGTCCTGGCCGGGCACGCGGACGTCGCGCACGCCGCGGTCGTGGCGCGCGACGACGGCACCGGGCGGACGCGGCTGGTCGCCTACGTCGTCCCGCGCGCGGAAGCGGCCGCGGACGAGGCGGGGCTGCGGCGGTGGCTGCGCGCGCGGCTCCCCGGCTACATGGTGCCCTCCGCCATCGTGCGGCTGGACGCGCTGCCGCTGACGGCGCACGGCAAGATCGACCGCCGCGCGCTCCCCGCGCCCGCCGCGCTGCTGCCGCTGGAGGGCGATGCGTCGCCAGTGGGGGAGACGGAGCGCGAGCTGGCGGAGATCTGGGCCGAGGTGCTGGCCGCGCCGCGGATCGGCGCGGGGGACGACTTCTTCGACCTGGGCGGCCACTCGCTGCTGGGGATGCAGGTGCTGTCGCGCGTGCGGCAGCGCTGGGGCGTGGAGCTGCCGGTCCGCGCGCTCTTCGACGCGCCGACGCCAGCCGCGCTCGCCGCGCGCATCGACGCGGCGCGAGGGCGGCCCGTAGTCCCCCAGCCGCCGCTGCGGCCGGTGCTGCGCGACCAGCCGCTCCCGCTCTCGTTCGCGCAGCAGCGCCTCTGGTTCCTGCACCAGATGGAGCCCGAGAGCCCGTTCTACAACATCCCCGCCGGCGTCCGCCTCACCGGCGCGCTGGATGTGGACGCGCTCCGCCGCGCGCTCGGCGAGATCGTCCATCGCCACGAATCGCTGCGGACCACGTTCGCGGCGACGGCGGACGGGTCGGTGCAGGTCGTTCACCCACAAGGGGATAGGGGACAGGGGACGGGGGACGGGGAGCACGGCGGGTTCCATCTCCCGGTCTACGATCTGCGCGCGGATCCCGATGCGGAGGCAGAGGCGCGGCGGATCGCGCGGATGGAGGCGGAGACGCCGTTCGACCTGACGCGCGACCTGCTGCTGCGCGCGGTGCTCGTCCGCGTCGCCGAGGACGAGCATCTGCTGGTGCTCAATCTCCATCACGTCGCGGGGGACGGGTGGTCCGTCGGCGTGCTCTTCCGCGAGCTGGCGGCGCTGTACGCGGCGTTCCGCGCGGGTGAGCCGTCTCCGCTCCCCGACCTTCCCGTGCAGTACGCGGATTTCGCGGTGTGGCAGCGCGAATGGCTGCGCGAGGAGGTGCTGGAGGCGCAGCTCGCGTACTGGCGCGGCCGCCTCGCCGGCGCGCCCGCGGTGCTGGAGCTGCCGACGGACCGTCCGCGTCCGGCCACGCAGAGCTACCGCGGCGCCGTCGTCCCCTTCGACGTCCCCGCAGGGCTGGCGGCGCGGCTGCGCGAGGCGGCGCGGCGCGCGGACGCCACGCCGTTCATGGTGCTGCTGGCGGGCTTCGGGCTCCTCATCCACCGCCTCAGCGGCCGCGACGACGTGGTGGTCGGCTCGCCCATCGCGGGGCGCGTGCGGCGCGAGGTGGAGGGGATGATCGGGTTCTTCGTGAACACGATGGCGCTGCGCACCGACCTCTCCGGCGACCCCTCGTTCGCGCGGCTGATCGCGCGGGTGCGGGAGACGACGCTGGACGCGTACGCGCACCAGGACCTGCCGTTCGAGCGCGTGGTCGAGGAGCTGCAGCCGGAGCGGACGCTCAGCCGCAACCCGCTGTTCCAGGTGGCGTTCGCGCTGCAGAACGTGGCGATGGAGCCGGTGGACGCGCCCGGCGTGCGGCTGCGGCTGGAGGACGTGGACAGCGGCACCAGCAAGTTCGACCTCTTCCTGGAGATGCTGGAGGAGGGCGGCCGCCTCCGCGGAAACCTGGAGTACGCGACGGATCTCTGGGAGCGCGCGTCGGCCGAGCGGATGGTGTCGCTCTTCATGCGCCTGCTGGAGGAGATGGTTGGCGATGCAAACCGCCCCATCTCCGCCGCGGGGCTGCTGACCGATGCGGCGCGAACCGAGCTGCTCGCGATCGGAGGCGAGACGGCGCGCGCCTATCCGCGCGATTCCACCATCCCCGCGCGCTTCGCGGCGATCGCCGCCGCGTGCCCGGACGCCGTCGCCGTCGCGTGGGACGGCGGCGCGATGTCGTACGCGGAGCTGGACGCGCGCTCCAATCGTCTCGCGCACCACCTGATCGCGCACGGCGTCGGCCCGGACGCGCCCGTCGCGCTGCTGGCGGAGCGCTCGCCGGAGCTGGTCGTCGCCATCCTCTCGATCCTGAAGGCGGGCGGTGCCTACGTCCCCCTCAACCCCAAATATCCCCGCAGCCGCATCGCGCTGATGCTGGAGGATTGCGGCGCGCGGCTCGTGATCACCGACGGTCCGCGGGAGATGGGGCGCGCGGGGATGACGGTCGTGCGGCTGGACACGGACGCGGCGGCGATTGCGTCCCGACCGGCCGATGCGCCGCGTGTCGCCATCGATGCGGAGAACGCGGCGTACGTCATCTACACGTCGGGGTCGACAGGGCGGCCGAAGGGGGTGGTGGTGCCGCATCGCGCGGTGCTGCGGCTGGTGATCGGGAACGGCTTCGCCGAGATGGGCGCGGACCAGACGTGGCTCCAACTGGCCCCTGTAGCGTTCGACGCGAGCACGCTGGAGCTGTGGGCGCCGCTGCTGAACGGCGGCCGGCTGGCGCAGTATCCCCCCATCGAGGTGGACCCGGCGGAACTGGGTGCGTTCATCCGGCGGCAGGGCGTCACCGGCGCGTGGCTCACCGCTGGCCTCTTCCACGCGATGGTGGACGTCGCGCCCGACGCCATCTTCGCGCTGCGCCAGCTCCTGGCGGGCGGCGACGTCCTTTCCGCGCCGCACGTGCGCCGGGTGCTGGAATCGGCGCCGCATCTGTGCCTCATCAACGGCTACGGGCCCACCGAGAACACGACGTTCTCCTGCTGCCGCACCATCGTCGCGGCGGACGTGGCGTGCGCGTCCATCCCCATCGGCACGCCCATCTCCAACAGCACCGCGTACGTTCTGGACGAGCGGATGCGCCCCGTCCCTCCCGGCATCCCCGGCGAGCTGTACGTGGGCGGCGACGGCCTGGCGCGCGGCTACCTGGGCGCCCCCGCGCTGACGGCCGAGCGCTACGTCCCGCACCCGTTCAGCGACGTGCCCGGCGCGCGTCTGTACCGCACCGGCGACCGGGTGAGATGGTGCGAAAGTGCGAAAGTGCGAGAGTGCGAAAGTAACTCAACGCGCGGTGGCGCCTTTTCTCCTCCGACACTCCAGCACCCGACGCTTACGCAATCAGTTGCAGGCCCCGCCGATCCCGTCCCTCCCCCAGGCAGTTTTGGGGGAGGGAAAGGCGAGGGACGAGCCAGGGAGAGGGCCCGCGGAGCCGAGGAAACGCGCCCGGATTCGTCCGGCGACGAGTCCACTCTCGCACTTTCGCACTCTCGCACTTTCGCACTTCAGTTCCTCGGCCGCATCGACGAGCAGGTCAAAATTCGCGGCTACCGCATCGAGCCCGGCGAGGTCGCGGCGGTGCTGGAGCGCAGCCCGCTCGTGGCGCGCGCCGCCGTCCACGTGCGCGAGGACGCGCCGGGGGAGAAGCGCCTCGCCGCCTACGTCATCCCCGCGAAGCGCGAAACCGTCAGCGGCACGGAAGATGGGGAGACGGCGGACAGGCAGGTGCGGCAGTGGGAGACGCTGTTCGACGACGTCTACACCGGCTCGCGGGGGACGGAAGCGGGGGACGAGACCTTCGACATCGTCGGCTGGAACAGCTCGTACACCGGCCAGCCCATCCCCGCGGCCGAGATGCGCGAGTGGGTGGATGCCACCGTGGACCGCATCCGCGCGCTCCATCCGCGCCGCGTGCTGGAGATCGGCGTCGGCACCGGGCTCCTCCTCTTCCGCGTCGCCCCGTCCGCCGCGGAGTACGTGGGGACGGACATCAGCGCGCAGGCGCTGGCGCGGCTGGAGGATCGCATCCGCCGCGCGGACGATCTCCCGCCCGTGCGCCTGCTGCAGCGCGAGGCGGCGGAGTTCGGCGGCATCGGCGGAGGGTTCGACACCGCGATCCTGAACTCCGTCTGCCAGTACTTCCCCGGCGCGGAATATTTCGCGGAAGTCGTTGCCCGAACGATGGATGCGCTGGCGGACGGCGGCGCCTTCCTCATCGGCGACGTGCGCGGCCTGTGGACGCTGGACGCCTTCCGCACCGCCATCGAGTTCGACGGCGCGGACGGCTCCGTCCCCACGCACGACCTGCGGCAGCGCGCGCGGCGGATCGTGGAGGAGGAAGAGGAGCTGGTGGTGGAGCCCGACTTCTTCCGCGCGCTCCGCCGCCGCATCCCCCGCATCGGGCGCGTGGAGACGCGGATCAAGCGCGGCGCGCACCACAACGAGCTCACCCGCCACCGCTTCGACGTCGTCCTCCGCGCCGGCCCGTCCCCCGAACTCCCCGCCGCGCCGGCGATGGAGTGGGATGCGGCGCTCTCCATCTCCCGGATCGAATCCATCCTCCGCGCCGATCCCGCATCCCCGCTCGCCGTCCTCGGCATCCCCGACGCGCGGCTGTGGCGGGAGATGCGGATCGTGGAGGTGCTGGAGATGGAGGACGGCCCCGCCACCGTGGCCGAGGCGCGCGCGCTGCTGGACGCCGAGCCGTCGCCCGCCATCGACCCCGAAGTGCTGTGGAGGTTGGGAGATACGCTCGGCCTCGCGGTTGACGTCCGCCACGCGGGCCCGCAGGCGCCGGGGCGCATCGACGCGCTCTTCCGCCGCGTGGACGATGCCGCCCGCTTCCCCGAGCGGCCGCTGGCGGAGAAGGAGCTGATTGGCTTCGCCAACGACCCGCTCCGGGCGGTGCAGGCGCGCGATCTGGTGCCGCGGCTGCGCGCGTGGCTGAAGGAGCAGCTCCCCGATCACATGGTGCCATCGGCGGTGGTGGTGATGGACGCCTTCCCGCTGACGCCGAACGGGAAGGTGGACCGCCGCGCCCTTCCCGCGCCCGAGCCGGTGCGGCTGGGCGGCGCGGATGTGGGCACGGAGCCGCGGACGGAGACGGAACGGCGGATCGCGGAGATCTGGGCCGAGGTGCTGCGGCTGGAGCGCGTCTTCGTGGACGACAACTTCTTCGACCTGGGCGGGCACTCGCTCCTGGCCACGCAGCTGGCGACACGGGTGCGCGAGGGGTTCGGCATCTCGCTCCCCCTGCACCGCATCTTCGAGGCGCCGACCGTCGCCGCGCTGGCCGCGGTCGTGGACGGCGAGCGCGACGAGGTGCTGGCGGGGCTGATGGACGAGCTGGACGGCCTGAGCGACGACGAGGTGCGCGCGCTCCTGGCGGCCGAAGAGAGCGGCGCGGCCGCGGCGGGGGATTGACGATGGCCGACGTCGCCAACCGCCTGCAGGAGCTTTCCCCCGAGCGGCGCCGGCTGCTGGAGCTGCGGCTGCGGATGCAGCGCGAGCAGGCGGCCGGCCCGGAGCTGCGTCCGCGCGCGCGGCCGGACGGCACCGCGCCGCTCAGCTACGCGCAGGCGCGGCTCTGGGTGCTGGAACGGATGGACCCCGGCAGCGCCGCGTACAACATGCCGCATCCGCTCCGCATCCGCGGGGATCTGGACGCGGCGGCGCTGGCCCGCGCGCTGGATGCGCTCCGCGCGCGCCACGAGACGCTGCGGACGACGATCGCCGAGCGGGACGGCGAGCCGGTGCAGGTCATAGGGGACATCGTAGGGGACAGGGGACAGGCGACAGGGGATAGGGGGAACGGCGGGAGGGCGGCGCACCTGCCGCTCGTCGATTTGTCCGGTTTGTCCGACGCCGCGCGGGAGGCGGAGGTGCGGCGGCGGATCGATGCGGACGCGAATACCGGGTTCGACCTGGTCGCGGGGCCGCTGGTGCGCGCGTCGCTGCTGCGGCTGGCGGCGGACGAGCACGTGCTGCTGCTGTGCATGCACCACGTCGTGAGCGACGGATGGAGCATGGGCGTGTTCGCGCGCGAGCTGGGCGAGCTGTACGCCGCCGGGCGCGACGGGCGCGATCTGAAGATGCCGCCGCTGGCCGTGCAGTACGCGGACTTCGCGGCGTGGCAGCGCGAGCATCTCCAGGGCGCGGTGCTGGAGCGGCTGTCGGCGTTCTGGCGCGATGCGCTGGAGGGCGCGCCGCCCGCGCTCGACCTCCCCACCGACCACCCCCGCCCCCCGGCTGAGAGCCACCGCGGCCGCACGCTGAAGACGCGCATCGAACCCGCCACCGCGAACCGGCTTCGCGAGCTGGCGCGGAACGAGGGCGCGACGCCGTTCAACGTGCTCGCCGCCGCCGTGCGCGCCACGCTGGCGCGGTACGCGGGGCAGGACGACGTGGTGCTGGGGACACCGGTCGCGAACCGGACAAGGAGCGAGCTGGAGGGGCTGATCGGCTTCTTCGTGAACACGCTGCCGCTGCGGCTGCGCATTGATCCCGGCGAGAGCTTCCGCGCGCTGGTGCGGCGCGAGAGGGACGTGGCGCTCGCCGCGTTCAACCACCAGGACCTGCCGTTCGACCGCATCGTCGAGGCGCTGCGGCTGCCGCGCGACCCCGCGCGCAACCCCGTGTTCCAGGCGATGGTGACGCTGCAGAACGCGCGGATGGAGCCGGTGGCGCTCGGCGGCGTGGAGATCGCCCCGCTCGCGCCCGAGTACGACACGGCCAAGTTCGACCTCACCTTCGACCACTACGACGAGGACGACGGCGCCCTCCGCGTGGAGGTCGAGTGGGCGACGGACCTGTGGGACGCGGCGACGATCGAGCACCTGGCCGCGCGTTACGGGACGCTGCTGGACTCCGCGCTGCGGCGGCCGGACACCCCCGCGGGCGACCTCCCGCTCGTCTCCGGCCCCGAGCGCGCGGAACTGCTGCGGCTCTCCGCCGGGCCGGAGGCGGCGAGCGATCCCTCGCTCACGCTGCACGCGCTGTTCGAGGCGCAGGCGGCGCGCACCCCGGCGGCCACCGCGGTGACGTTCGAGGGTGAATCGCTGACCTACGCGGAGATGGATGGCCGCGCCAACCAGCTCGCGCATCTCCTCCGCGCGCGGGGCGTGGGGATGGAGACGCCGGTGGCGGTGATGATGGAGCGCTCGCTGGAGATGGTGGTTGCGCTCTACGGCATCCTGAAGGCGGGCGGATTCTTCATCCCCATCGACCCCGAGTACCCGGCGGATCGCATCGCGTGGATGCTGGAGGATTGCGCGGCGCGGCTGGTGCTGACGCAGGAGCGCTGGATCGCGCATCTCCCCGCGTCTCCCGAATCCATCGCGCTGGACGCGGCGGGCGTGCTGGACGGCTTCGACGCGGCGCCCGTCCTCGCAACGGCGGACGCGGACGCGCTGGCGTACGTCATCTACACCTCCGGATCGACCGGCCGCCCCAAAGGCGCCGGGAACGCGCACCGCGGCATCGTCAACCGCGTGCTGTGGATGCTGGACGCGATCCCGCTGCGCGCCGACGACGTGGTGCTGCAGAAGACGCCGTTCACCTTCGACGTCGCGCTGTGGGAGTTCTTCTGCCCGCTCGCGGCCGGCGCGCGCCTCGCCGTCCTCGCGCCCGGCGCGCACCGCGACCCCGCGCGGGTGACGGAGATGGTCGCGCGCGAGGGGGTGACGGCGCTGCACTTCGTCCCTTCGATGATGCAGCTCTGGCTGGACGAAGCGGATCCCGCGCGCGTCCCGACGATCCGCCGCGTAACCGCCAGCGGCGAAGCGATTTCCGCGGAGCTGCGCGACCGCTTCTTCGCGCGCTTTCCCGCCATCGAGCTGCACAACCTGTACGGCCCCACCGAGGCCGCCGTCGAGGTCACCTGGCACCGGTGCGCGCCGGGCGAGGGCGCCACCGTCCCCATCGGCCGCCCCGTCGCGAACACGCGCATCCACGTGCTGGACGGGCGCGGCCACCCGTGCCCGAGCGGCGTCCCCGGCGAGCTGCACATCGCCGGCGTCCAGGTGGCGCGCGGGTACTGGCGCCGCCCGGCGCTGACGGCGGAGCGCTTCGTCCCCGACCCGTTCGGAGCGGCGGGCGCGCGCATGTACCGCACGGGAGACCGGGCGAGATGGTGCGAAAGTGCGACAGTGCGAGAGTGCGAAAGTAACGGTCCGGCACTCCAGCATCCGACGCTCACGCAATCGGTGACAGGCCCCGCGAACCCCGTCCCTCCCCCAGGCAGTTTTGGGGGAGGGACAGGCGAGGAACGAGCCAGGGAGAGGGCCGCCGAAGGCGCGGACACGCACTCTCGTACTCTCGCACTGGAGTACCTGGGCCGCTTCGACTTCCAGGTGAAGATCCGTGGCGTGCGCGTCGAGCTGGGGGAGATCGAGTCCGCGCTCGCGGCCGACGCGTCCGTGCGCGAGGCGGTGGTGGTGGCGCGCGGGGCGGGGAACGAGGCGCAGCTGGTCGCGTATGTCGTGGCCGCGCGGGAGCGGGGGATCGCGGTGGAGGCGCTGCGCGAACGGCTCGCGCGGACGCTGCCACCGTACATGGTGCCCGCCGCGTTCGTGGAGATGGCCGCGCTGCCGCTCACCTCCAGCGGCAAGGTGGATCGCAAGGCGCTCCCCGCGCCCGCCACGCCCTCCGCCGATGCCCACGCCGCGCCGCGCACGCCGGGCGAGGAGGTGCTGGCCGGCATCTGGTCGCGCGTCCTCCGCGCCGAGCGCGTGGGGATCGACGACGACTTCTTCCTGCTCGGCGGGCAGTCGCTGCTGGCGACGCAGGTGGTGTCGCGCATCCGTGGCGCGTTCGGAGTGGAGGTGCCGTTGCGCGCGGTGTTCGAGGCGCCGACCGTCCGCCGCCTGGCCGCGCGGATCGAGGCGCTGCGCGGCACGGGCGAGGCGCCGCTCCCGCCCGTCGTCCCCACGGATCGCGGCGGGGCGATGCCGCTTTCGTTCGCGCAGGAGCGGACGTGGTTCCTGGAGCGGATGGAGCCCGAAGCGGGCGCGTACAACATGCCCGTCCGCATCCGCCTGCGCGGCGAGATCGACGCGCAGGCGCTGCGGTGCGCGCTGGAAACCGTGGTCCATCGCCACGAGGCGCTGCGGACGCGAATCCGCGAGGAAAACGGCCTCGCCACGCAGACGGTCGCCCCGCCGGAGCCTCTCCATCTCCCGCTGGTGGAAGCAGATGGCGAGGCCGCGGCGATGCGGGTGCTGGACGAGGAGGCGTGGCGCCCGATCGACCTGGAGCGCGGCCCCACGCTCCGCGCGCTCCTCGTCCGCATCGTGGCCGAGGACGAGCGCGTAAGCGAGGCCGGCGCCGACGCCGGGTCACTCTCGCACTCTCGCACTCTCGCACTTTCGCACCCCGTTCCCGAGCACGTGCTCGCGCTGAACGTGCACCACGCGCTCGCCGACGGCTGGTCGCTCGGCATCATCCTGCGCGAGGCGTCGGCGGCGTACGAGACGATCGCGCGCGGCGAGGAGCCGGAGCTGCCGCCCGTCTCCCTCCAGTACGGCGACTTCGCGGCGTGGCAGCGGGCGCATCTCACCCCCGAGCGCATCGCGGTGGAGGCGCGCTGGTGGCGCGAACGGCTCGCCGGCGCGCCGCCGCTGCTGGAGCTGCCGACCGATCGTCCGCGTCCCGCGCGCCGCGCCCACCGCGGCGCCGCGCTGACCTTCCATCTCCCCCTCGATCTCGTGGCGCGGGTCCACGCGCTGGCGGCGGAGGAGGGCGCGACCGCGTTCATGGCGCTGCTGGCCGGCTGGCAGGCGCTGCTGGGGCGGCTTTCGGGGCAGGAGGACGTTGTCGTCGGGACCCCGCAGGCGGGGCGCGCGCGGGCGGAGACGGAGGGGATCGTCGGCCTGTTCGTGAACATGCTGGCGCTGCGCGGCGACCTGTCCGGCGACCCGCCGTTCCGGGCGCTATTGGCGCGGGCGCGAGAGGCCACGCTGGGCGCGTTCGCGCACGCCGAGCTGCCGTTCGAGAAGCTGGTCGAGGCGCTGGAGACCGAGCGCTCGCTCAGCCATGCGCCCGTCTTCCAGGCCATGTTCACGCTGCACAGCCAGGAGACGGGGTGCCTGGCGCTCCCCGGGGTTTCCGCGTCTTTCGGCGAGATCGGCGAGCGCGCGGCCAAGCTGGACCTGTCGCTGAACCTGGAGGCCACGGCGGGTGGGGGGATGGAGGGCGTCCTCGAATACGCCACCGACCTCTTCGACGCTGTCACGGCAGAGCGGATCGCCGCGCGTTTCGCGACGCTGATGCAGGCATTCGCCGCCGATCCCGACGCGCGCATCTCGGCCGCATCCGCGCTGCTGCCGGGCGAGCGCGAGCGGCTGCTGGCCTGGGGCGACGGGGGAGACGCGGCGCCGTTCGTCGCCACGCACCAGCTCGTCTCCGCCGCCGCGCAGTTGAGGCCCGATACGGCCGCGTTGCGGTTCGGGGAGATGGAGATCGGCTATGGGGAGATGGAGCGCCGCGCGGGTGCACTGGCCGCGGTCCTGCGCGAGGCGGGCGTGCGCGCCGGCGTCCCCGTGGCGGTGATGCTGGAGCGCGGGCCGGAGCAGGTGATCGCCGCGCTGGCGGCGTGGAAGGCGGGCGGCGCGTTCCTCCCCATCGACCCCGCGTACCCGGCCGGGCGGCGCGCGTACATGCTGGCCGACAGCGGCGCGCGCGTCCTCCTCACCAGCGGAAAGCTGGCGGACGGGCTCGACACCGGCGCCGCGCGCGTGATCGACATCGCCGGCGCGGACGCACGCGAGCCGGTGGATGCGAGCGACGCCGATCCCGCCACCCTCGCGTACGTCATCTACACCTCCGGCTCCACCGGGCGGCCGAAGGGGGTGGAGGTCTCGCACGGCGCGCTGGCCAATCTCCTTGCCGCGACGCGCAATGCGTTCGGCGTCCGCGCGGGCGACGTGATGCCGGCGCTGGCCTCGTTCGCCTTCGACATCTGGCTCTTCGAGGCCGTCCTGCCGCTCACCGCG contains the following coding sequences:
- a CDS encoding non-ribosomal peptide synthetase, whose amino-acid sequence is MTSAAPHRPLPSPAPAAGEVCAHHLFAASAAAMPDAPAVAFAGAEVSYAELDRRADAVAARLRSLGVRAETRVGVLMERGPELAAALLGVWKAGGAYVPLDPEYPAGRIAYVLEDAGAAAVLAHAPTLHLLPETGAAVVDVDGIAPGEGDGFVAPGLPAEALAYVIYTSGSTGRPKGVAVSHRSLVSHNRAATALFGLTAADRVAQIASIGFDISVEEIFPTWAAGGTVVFRPAGVPTLGPGFLAWIERERISVLDLPTALWHAWVAETGDDSHLPPSLRLVVVGGEKARAGALAAWRRVAGERVRWINTYGPTEATVTATSWEDRGQGTGDREQGEIPIGSAIANTRCLVLDGELRPVAEGEPGELCLGGEGVARGYLGRPALTAERFAPDPFSREGGARMYRTGDRVRWCESANVRECESNSPRDEAFSPPTPDRPTLAQPAAGRADPIPPPGSFGGGTGEARARERARGGEETRVNSPRDEPTLALSHSRTFALLFLGRLDEQVKIGGFRVEPGEVESVLAGHADVAHAAVVARDDGTGRTRLVAYVVPRAEAAADEAGLRRWLRARLPGYMVPSAIVRLDALPLTAHGKIDRRALPAPAALLPLEGDASPVGETERELAEIWAEVLAAPRIGAGDDFFDLGGHSLLGMQVLSRVRQRWGVELPVRALFDAPTPAALAARIDAARGRPVVPQPPLRPVLRDQPLPLSFAQQRLWFLHQMEPESPFYNIPAGVRLTGALDVDALRRALGEIVHRHESLRTTFAATADGSVQVVHPQGDRGQGTGDGEHGGFHLPVYDLRADPDAEAEARRIARMEAETPFDLTRDLLLRAVLVRVAEDEHLLVLNLHHVAGDGWSVGVLFRELAALYAAFRAGEPSPLPDLPVQYADFAVWQREWLREEVLEAQLAYWRGRLAGAPAVLELPTDRPRPATQSYRGAVVPFDVPAGLAARLREAARRADATPFMVLLAGFGLLIHRLSGRDDVVVGSPIAGRVRREVEGMIGFFVNTMALRTDLSGDPSFARLIARVRETTLDAYAHQDLPFERVVEELQPERTLSRNPLFQVAFALQNVAMEPVDAPGVRLRLEDVDSGTSKFDLFLEMLEEGGRLRGNLEYATDLWERASAERMVSLFMRLLEEMVGDANRPISAAGLLTDAARTELLAIGGETARAYPRDSTIPARFAAIAAACPDAVAVAWDGGAMSYAELDARSNRLAHHLIAHGVGPDAPVALLAERSPELVVAILSILKAGGAYVPLNPKYPRSRIALMLEDCGARLVITDGPREMGRAGMTVVRLDTDAAAIASRPADAPRVAIDAENAAYVIYTSGSTGRPKGVVVPHRAVLRLVIGNGFAEMGADQTWLQLAPVAFDASTLELWAPLLNGGRLAQYPPIEVDPAELGAFIRRQGVTGAWLTAGLFHAMVDVAPDAIFALRQLLAGGDVLSAPHVRRVLESAPHLCLINGYGPTENTTFSCCRTIVAADVACASIPIGTPISNSTAYVLDERMRPVPPGIPGELYVGGDGLARGYLGAPALTAERYVPHPFSDVPGARLYRTGDRVRWCESAKVRECESNSTRGGAFSPPTLQHPTLTQSVAGPADPVPPPGSFGGGKGEGRARERARGAEETRPDSSGDESTLALSHSRTFALQFLGRIDEQVKIRGYRIEPGEVAAVLERSPLVARAAVHVREDAPGEKRLAAYVIPAKRETVSGTEDGETADRQVRQWETLFDDVYTGSRGTEAGDETFDIVGWNSSYTGQPIPAAEMREWVDATVDRIRALHPRRVLEIGVGTGLLLFRVAPSAAEYVGTDISAQALARLEDRIRRADDLPPVRLLQREAAEFGGIGGGFDTAILNSVCQYFPGAEYFAEVVARTMDALADGGAFLIGDVRGLWTLDAFRTAIEFDGADGSVPTHDLRQRARRIVEEEEELVVEPDFFRALRRRIPRIGRVETRIKRGAHHNELTRHRFDVVLRAGPSPELPAAPAMEWDAALSISRIESILRADPASPLAVLGIPDARLWREMRIVEVLEMEDGPATVAEARALLDAEPSPAIDPEVLWRLGDTLGLAVDVRHAGPQAPGRIDALFRRVDDAARFPERPLAEKELIGFANDPLRAVQARDLVPRLRAWLKEQLPDHMVPSAVVVMDAFPLTPNGKVDRRALPAPEPVRLGGADVGTEPRTETERRIAEIWAEVLRLERVFVDDNFFDLGGHSLLATQLATRVREGFGISLPLHRIFEAPTVAALAAVVDGERDEVLAGLMDELDGLSDDEVRALLAAEESGAAAAGD